From Bacteroides uniformis:
CGCTCAACAATTTCGTTAATTAATCTTTGCATGATATTTTAATTGTCTATTAAGAATCGGCAGTATGTGTTATTCACGCCGCAAAAGTACACAATTTTGCAATATCTACATTGCAAACATCGGTCTTTTTACCGTTCAGACCATAATTATTATAATATTTAACATTAGGTATTCCCAGCATTCATGTGTACGCACACGTGCCCCTCTGCAACAAACAATTACCCGTCCGGCAGGAACAACCCGCCCGACTCTACAAACGACATAAAAAAAATCAGGATACAACGATAACAAGCAATACATAGAATACCTACCTTTGCAGCGTTTTCAACGTATAACAATAGGTATTATAATAGTATGATTCGTCAATGCGCCATCCTTTTCGGATGCTTAGCTTTGGGTGAACTGATTGTTTTCTTTACGGGTATCAAGTTACCTTCCAGCATCATCGGTATGCTGTTGCTCACCCTATTCTTGAAATTGGGTTGGATTAAACTGCACTGGGTGCAGGGTATGTCCGACTTCCTGGTTGCCAACCTGGGCTTCTTCTTCGTACCGCCCGGTGTAGCTCTCATGCTTTACTTCGATGTCATCGCCTCCGAGTTCTGGCCGATAGTGACCGCTTCCATAATCAGCACCCTGCTGGTGATTGTAGTCACCGGATGGGTTCATCAACTAACACGTAAAATCAAATGAACTTTTTAGAAAACGAATTTTTCCTATTGGCTGTCACCTTCGGGATTTTCTTTCTGGCCAAACTCCTGCAGAAAAAGACCGGCATCATGTTGCTGAACCCCATCCTGCTGACAATTGCCATCCTCATTGTCTTCCTGAAGATGACACATATCAGTTATGAGACCTACAATGAAGGAGGACATCTGATAGAATTCTGGCTGAAACCCGCTGTTGTGGCCCTGGGAGTCCCCCTATACCTCCAATTGGAAACGATTAAGAAACAGCTGCTCCCCATCATGCTGTCACAACTTGCCGGCTGCATTGTGGGAGTTATCTCTGTCGTGCTGATAGCTAAATTGATGGGGGCTTCCGACGAGATTATCTACTCCCTGGCGCCCAAGTCGGTCACTACGCCGATAGCCATGGAAGTAACCAAGTCGCTGGGCGGCATTCCCTCACTTACCGCCGCCGTAGTGGTCTGTGTAGGCTTGCTGGGAGGAATACTGGGCTTCAAGACCATGAAACTGACCCACATCGGCAGTCCTATGGCACAAGGCCTTTCCTTGGGAGCCGCCGCCCACGCGGTAGGAACTTCCACAGCCATGGACATCAGCCGCAAATACGGCGCATTCGCCAGCCTCGGCCTGACCCTGAACGGTATTTTCACTGCATTGCTGACCCCAACTATTCTGCGATTATTAGGGCTACTCTAACAAAATCTTCTTATTTTTGTTATCTATAATCATAACCAACTAAAAACAACGTATGATTTCATTTAAAGATATCGAATTACAAGACAAAGAACTGATTACTTCCTATACACAGAACAGTCCGCGACGGAATTGTGACCTCTCATTCTCCAACCTATGCAGCTGGCGTTTTCTATACAATACAAAGTTTGCCATCATGGACGGCTTCCTCCTGCTGAAATTCTGGGCAAACGATGAACTGGTGTACATGATGCCGATAGGTAACGGAGATTTGACAAAAGTACTGGACGCACTGGTCGAAGACGCACACCGGGAAGGGGAGCCTTTCTGCCTGCTGGGAATATGTTCGGGCATGTGCTCGGAACTGGAAGCCTTCATGCCCGGAAAATTCCAGTTCACAGCAGACCGGGACTATGCCGATTACCTCTATCTGCGTACAGACCTCGCCACGCTTGCCGGAAAGAAATTCCAGTCCAAACGGAATCATGTCAACAAATTCAAACGCACCTATAATTACGAATATACTCCCATCACTCCCGACCGCATCCAGGAA
This genomic window contains:
- a CDS encoding CidA/LrgA family protein; this encodes MIRQCAILFGCLALGELIVFFTGIKLPSSIIGMLLLTLFLKLGWIKLHWVQGMSDFLVANLGFFFVPPGVALMLYFDVIASEFWPIVTASIISTLLVIVVTGWVHQLTRKIK
- a CDS encoding LrgB family protein translates to MNFLENEFFLLAVTFGIFFLAKLLQKKTGIMLLNPILLTIAILIVFLKMTHISYETYNEGGHLIEFWLKPAVVALGVPLYLQLETIKKQLLPIMLSQLAGCIVGVISVVLIAKLMGASDEIIYSLAPKSVTTPIAMEVTKSLGGIPSLTAAVVVCVGLLGGILGFKTMKLTHIGSPMAQGLSLGAAAHAVGTSTAMDISRKYGAFASLGLTLNGIFTALLTPTILRLLGLL
- a CDS encoding DUF2156 domain-containing protein, which translates into the protein MISFKDIELQDKELITSYTQNSPRRNCDLSFSNLCSWRFLYNTKFAIMDGFLLLKFWANDELVYMMPIGNGDLTKVLDALVEDAHREGEPFCLLGICSGMCSELEAFMPGKFQFTADRDYADYLYLRTDLATLAGKKFQSKRNHVNKFKRTYNYEYTPITPDRIQECLDLEAEWCKANNCDQHEGTGNERRALVYALHNFEELGLTGGILHVDGKIAAFTFGMPINQDTFGVHVEKADTSIDGAYAMINYEFANHIPEQYVYLNREEDLGIEGLRKAKLSYQPAIILEKYVACLKDEPVEAIKW